A genomic region of Candidatus Binatus sp. contains the following coding sequences:
- the ppk1 gene encoding polyphosphate kinase 1 translates to MGNQADTPGIVAATTVADARATQNGGAGDPSAVATVVDRPLTAAEKAPTARIDKELTSPDLFLNRELTWLAFNRRVLHEAEDERNPLLERLKFLAITASNLDEFFMKRIGGLKQQVVAGMHELTVDGRTPQQQIAECYMVVRELEQRQRELGPRILSQLENYGIRVRLYASLSADERKSIRDYYYKNIFPLVTPQAMDPAHPFPFVSNLSLNLLVTARYQNDSDPLMARVKVPIGFGIPRFLRVGNQSDFVRLEDVVANNLDLLFPSMLIDSYELFRVTRNANTERDEDEADDLLALIESELRDRRFAPIVRLEVLTGINPVHRGMLAAELGLDERADVFEVDGMLSMRDLGELAAIDAPALHDPPHHPVDHPRLTVGRSIFHVIRDAGPFLLLHPYESFSTSVERFLREAADDPKVRAIKMTLYRTSPDSKIIGYLCDAARNGKQVAVVVELKARFDEAANIQFATRLEEFGIHVTYGVVGLKTHSKVILVVRQDYNGLRRYAHIGTGNYHPGTARFYADYGLLTCDNTIGEDLTELFNYLTTGYMPDRPYRKILPAPTVLKRALLARIEREIKLSSAASPGLIQFKMNALEDVDITRALYRASQAGVKVDLIVRDTCRLRPGIQGLSENVRVVSIVGRFLEHGRIFYFRNGGAEEFFIGSADCMKRNLESRVEVVAPVEDPQLRKELRIVLDLQLRPNRCQWEMLADGAYVRTAAADASPACQQAMIDFAETRQTEAVKVKKRRSKGFARRTVRERSGE, encoded by the coding sequence ATGGGGAACCAGGCGGATACTCCCGGGATAGTTGCGGCGACGACCGTTGCGGATGCGCGGGCGACTCAAAATGGAGGAGCGGGCGATCCGTCGGCAGTGGCGACTGTGGTTGACCGGCCGCTTACGGCGGCCGAGAAGGCGCCGACGGCGCGAATCGACAAGGAGCTTACGTCGCCCGACCTGTTCCTCAATCGCGAGCTCACCTGGCTCGCGTTCAATCGGCGCGTTCTGCACGAAGCGGAAGACGAACGAAATCCGCTGCTCGAACGGCTCAAGTTTCTGGCGATCACCGCGTCCAACCTCGACGAGTTTTTCATGAAGCGCATCGGCGGCCTGAAGCAGCAGGTGGTCGCGGGGATGCACGAGCTGACGGTTGACGGGCGCACGCCGCAACAACAGATCGCGGAGTGTTACATGGTGGTGCGCGAGCTCGAGCAGCGGCAGCGCGAGCTTGGTCCGCGAATTCTCAGCCAGCTCGAGAACTACGGCATTCGCGTGCGTCTGTACGCCAGCCTCTCGGCCGACGAGCGCAAGTCGATTCGCGACTATTACTACAAGAACATTTTTCCGCTGGTGACGCCGCAGGCGATGGATCCTGCGCATCCGTTCCCGTTCGTCTCGAATCTGTCACTCAACCTGCTGGTCACGGCGCGTTACCAGAACGACTCGGACCCTTTGATGGCGCGGGTGAAAGTGCCGATCGGTTTCGGAATCCCGCGTTTTCTGCGGGTCGGAAATCAAAGTGATTTTGTCCGGCTCGAGGATGTCGTCGCGAACAATCTCGATCTGCTGTTTCCCTCGATGCTGATCGACTCGTACGAGCTTTTTCGGGTGACGCGCAACGCCAACACGGAACGCGACGAGGACGAGGCCGACGACTTGCTGGCGCTGATCGAATCCGAGCTGCGCGACCGCCGGTTCGCGCCAATCGTGCGGCTCGAAGTGCTGACCGGAATTAATCCGGTTCATCGCGGAATGCTGGCCGCGGAACTTGGACTGGACGAACGCGCCGACGTGTTCGAAGTGGACGGGATGCTCTCGATGCGCGACCTGGGAGAGCTTGCGGCGATCGACGCGCCTGCGCTGCACGATCCGCCGCATCACCCGGTGGATCACCCGCGCCTCACCGTCGGGCGCAGCATCTTCCACGTCATTCGCGACGCTGGTCCGTTCCTGCTGCTGCATCCGTACGAGTCGTTCTCGACGTCGGTGGAGCGGTTTTTGCGCGAAGCCGCGGACGACCCGAAGGTCCGCGCGATCAAGATGACGCTGTATCGTACGTCGCCCGATTCGAAAATCATCGGCTACCTGTGTGACGCGGCGCGCAACGGCAAGCAGGTGGCGGTGGTGGTCGAGTTGAAGGCGCGCTTCGACGAGGCTGCGAACATCCAGTTTGCGACCCGGCTCGAGGAATTCGGAATTCACGTAACCTATGGCGTCGTGGGCCTGAAGACTCACAGCAAGGTAATCTTGGTTGTTCGCCAGGACTACAACGGCCTGCGCCGTTACGCGCACATCGGCACTGGCAACTATCATCCCGGGACGGCGAGATTTTATGCCGACTACGGACTACTTACTTGCGATAATACTATTGGTGAAGACCTGACCGAACTGTTCAACTACCTGACGACTGGCTATATGCCGGATCGTCCCTATCGCAAGATCCTGCCGGCTCCGACCGTGCTCAAACGCGCGCTGCTCGCGCGAATCGAGCGCGAAATCAAGCTCAGCTCGGCCGCATCACCCGGGCTGATTCAGTTCAAGATGAACGCGCTCGAGGACGTGGACATAACGCGCGCGCTTTATCGCGCCTCGCAGGCGGGCGTGAAGGTTGACCTGATAGTCCGCGACACCTGCAGGCTGCGCCCGGGAATCCAGGGGCTGTCGGAAAACGTGCGCGTGGTGAGCATTGTTGGCCGGTTCCTCGAACACGGCCGCATCTTTTATTTTCGCAATGGCGGAGCGGAGGAGTTTTTCATCGGCTCCGCCGATTGCATGAAGCGCAATCTTGAAAGTCGCGTCGAAGTCGTCGCGCCGGTCGAGGACCCCCAACTGCGCAAGGAGTTGCGCATCGTGCTCGACCTCCAGTTGCGGCCCAATCGATGCCAGTGGGAAATGCTGGCCGACGGCGCCTACGTCAGGACCGCGGCCGCGGACGCATCCCCGGCCTGCCAGCAGGCGATGATCGATTTCGCCGAGACGCGACAGACCGAAGCGGTCAAGGTCAAGAAGCGCCGCTCCAAAGGCTTCGCCCGCCGCACGGTACGAGAACGCAGCGGCGAGTGA